The following proteins are co-located in the Manihot esculenta cultivar AM560-2 chromosome 9, M.esculenta_v8, whole genome shotgun sequence genome:
- the LOC110623113 gene encoding protein SLOW GREEN 1, chloroplastic, producing MDSIAKLRFPPQPSHLSLNPHRPSFSKPIFSLSFRTPPPLSPLSSPPSFKFASIRASSSCAPLCKSSQTPHPSLLETLNPLLKTTCITLTCAAAVLFSRFQIKPAIASPVAATPTVEPAKESSKENVSVEEQERDLEEHLSRNPNDTEALRSLMEVRIKARKLLGAIEVVDRLIELEPNEDEWPVLKAQIYIYSGEFELARKEFEEILEKDPYRVEAYHGLVMAHSESGTSFDQVFKRIEAAMDKCKKEKKKSDLRDFKLLIAQIRVMEEKYVDALKVYDELVKEEPRDFRPYLCQGIIYTLMRKKDEAEKKFEQFRKLVPENHPYREFFLDNMFGTKFFSEKV from the coding sequence ATTTTCTCCCTTTCCTTCAGAACCCCTCCTCCGCTGTCACCGTTATCATCACCACCATCGTTCAAATTTGCCTCCATTagagcttcttcttcttgcgCTCCACTCTGTAAATCATCGCAAACCCCTCATCCTTCTCTTCTTGAAACCTTAAACCCTCTGCTTAAAACCACCTGCATCACTCTCACTTGCGCCGCTGCAGTGCTCTTCTCGCGATTCCAGATTAAACCCGCAATTGCCTCCCCGGTCGCCGCGACTCCCACGGTTGAGCCCGCGAAAGAATCGTCGAAGGAAAATGTATCAGTTGAAGAACAAGAACGAGACCTTGAGGAGCATTTGTCTCGAAATCCTAATGATACTGAAGCTCTACGATCTCTCATGGAAGTGAGGATTAAAGCTCGGAAGCTTCTTGGAGCAATCGAAGTCGTGGATCGCTTAATCGAGCTGGAGCCCAATGAAGATGAGTGGCCGGTGCTAAAAGCTCAAATTTATATCTATAGTGGAGAATTTGAATTGGCAAGAAAAGAATTTGAGGAAATACTAGAGAAAGATCCTTATCGGGTGGAGGCTTATCACGGTTTAGTGATGGCGCATTCTGAATCTGGGACTTCATTTGATCAGGTTTTCAAAAGAATTGAAGCAGCGATGGATAAgtgcaagaaagagaagaaaaaatctGATTTGAGAGATTTTAAGCTGTTAATTGCACAAATTAGAGTAATGGAGGAGAAATATGTGGATGCTCTGAAGGTTTATGATGAATTGGTTAAGGAGGAGCCGAGGGATTTTAGGCCGTATCTGTGTCAGGGAATTATATATACTCTGATGAGGAAGAAAGATGAGGCAGAAAAAAAATTTGAGCAGTTTAGAAAGCTTGTACCTGAGAATCACCCATACAGGGAGTTTTTCCTTGATAATATGTTTGGCACAAAGTTCTTCTCGGAGAAGGTCTAG